A stretch of Acetobacteroides hydrogenigenes DNA encodes these proteins:
- a CDS encoding RNA polymerase sigma factor: MTAAEFSTQLLNLEPSLERFAYSLTANREDAKDLLQETFLKALTYKDKFEDNTNLKAWTFTIMKNTFINNYRKNLKQNTTFDTSDNQYLMNSKPDQINPEAEFSHSEISKKVDLLEDEFRIPFQMHNSGFQYKEIAEMLNLKIGTVKSRIFFSRQKLMGSLKDFEYKY; encoded by the coding sequence ATGACTGCAGCTGAATTTAGTACCCAATTGCTCAACTTAGAGCCTAGTCTTGAACGCTTCGCGTACAGCCTCACTGCAAACAGAGAGGATGCCAAAGACTTACTACAAGAAACATTCTTGAAGGCATTAACCTACAAGGACAAGTTCGAGGACAACACCAATTTGAAGGCATGGACTTTCACCATCATGAAAAACACCTTCATCAACAACTACCGCAAAAATCTAAAGCAGAATACAACTTTTGATACAAGCGACAACCAGTATTTGATGAATAGCAAACCTGACCAAATAAATCCAGAAGCGGAGTTTTCTCACAGTGAAATAAGCAAAAAGGTTGACCTCCTCGAAGACGAGTTTAGAATACCTTTTCAAATGCATAACTCAGGTTTTCAATACAAGGAAATTGCCGAAATGCTAAACCTTAAAATAGGAACGGTTAAAAGCCGCATCTTCTTTTCACGCCAAAAACTAATGGGCTCTCTGAAAGATTTTGAGTACAAGTACTAA